In Cynocephalus volans isolate mCynVol1 chromosome 3, mCynVol1.pri, whole genome shotgun sequence, one DNA window encodes the following:
- the MOSPD3 gene encoding motile sperm domain-containing protein 3 isoform X1, with amino-acid sequence MRRGAPQDQELVGPGAPGRGSRGAPPPSGPVVPVLVFPPDLVFRADQRSGPRQLLTLYNPTGTALRFRVLCTAPAKYTVFDAEGYVKPQSCIDMEKLLGGRPGFAWITASHSLPLNGPLFYLGTSVIRHVAPIPSHYDVQDRFRIELSEEGAAGRVVGRKDITSVLRAPASPLELQGQPDPTPHPGPPAWSAPPTARHSQENPRPQLATSSFLLFLLTGIVSVAFLLLPLQDELGSQLPQVLHVSLGQKLVAAYVLGLLTMVFLRT; translated from the exons ATGCGCCGTGGGGCGCCCCAGGACCAGGAGCTGGTGGGGCCGGGGGCCCCTGGACGGGGGTCCCGGGGTGCCCCTCCTCCCTCCGGACCCGTTGTCCCCGTCCTCGTCTTTCCCCCGGATCTAGTATTCAGGGCGGACCAGCGGAGTGGACCCCGACAGCTGCTGACCCTCTATAACCCTACAGGAACTGCGCTTCGCTTCCGAG tcctgtgcacagcaccTGCCAAATACACGGTGTTTGACGCAGAAGGATATGTGAAGCCTCAGTCCTGCATTGACAT GGAAAAGCTCCTGGGGGGAAGGCCCGGATTTGCTTGGATTACTGCCTCTCACTCACTTCCTCTCAATGGGCCTCTCTTCTACCTTGGAACCAGTGTGATTCGCCACGTGGCCCCCATTCCCAGCCACTATGATGTCCAGGACCGCTTCCGCATTGAGCTGTCTGAGGAGGGAGCTGCAGGCCGTGTGGTGGGACGCAAAGACATCACCTCGGTTCTGAGAGCCCCAGCATCCCCCCTTGAGCTTCAGGGACAGCCTGACCCAACGCCCCACCCAGGACCTCCTGCCTGGTCAGCACCACCTACGGCCAGACACTCCCAGGAGA ACCCCCGCCCACAACTGGCCACCagctcctttctcctcttcttgctGACGGGTATAGTCTCTGTGGCCTTCCTGCTGCTCCCACTGCAGGACGAACTCGGCAGCCAGCTGCCTCAAGTCCTACACGTCTCCCTGGGACAAAAGTTGGTGGCAGCCTATGTCTTGG GCCTCCTCACCATGGTGTTCCTCCGGACCTGa
- the PCOLCE gene encoding procollagen C-endopeptidase enhancer 1 isoform X2 has product MLPAATACLLGPLLTAWALLPFAHGQTPNYTRPVFLCGGVVTGESGYVASEGFPNLYPPNKECIWTITVPEGQTVSLSFRVFDLELHPACRYDALEVFAGSGTSGQRLGRFCGTFRPAPLVAPGNQVTLRMTADEGTGGRGFLLWYSGRATSGTEHQFCGGRLEKAQGTLTTPNWPESDYPPGISCSWHIVAPPDQVIALTFGKFDLEPDTYCRYDSVSVFNGPESDDAKRLGKFCGDTAPGPISSEGNELLVQFVSDLSVTADGFSASYKILPRGAAEEGPARSPGEDARPGPKVKPPTKPQVPPAEKPEASPEAEATPVGPDAPSVPCPKQCRRTGTLQSNFCSSNLVVTATVKSMVRGPGEGLTVTVSLIGAYKTGGLDLPSPPTDTSLKFYVPCKQCPPMKKGSSYLLMGQVEENRGPILPPESFVVLYRPNQDQILTNLSKRKCSSQPVGAAESEA; this is encoded by the exons ATGCTGCCTGCTGCCACAGCCTGCCTCCTGGGGCCCCTCCTCACTGCATGGGCCCTGCTGCCTTTTGCCCATGGCCAGACCCCCAACTACACCAG ACCTGTGTTCCTGTGCGGAGGGGTTGTGACTGGGGAGTCAGGTTACGTGGCCAGTGAAGGCTTCCCCAACCTCTACCCCCCCAACAAGGAGTGCATCTGGACAATAACG GTCCCTGAGGGCCAGACTGTGTCCCTCTCCTTCCGAGTCTTCGACCTGGAGCTGCACCCCGCCTGCCGTTACGATGCTCTGGAAGTCTTTGCTGGGTCTGGAACTTCGGGCCAGCGGCTTGGACGCTTCTGCGGGACCTTCCGGCCGGCACCTCTAGTCGCCCCCGGCAACCAGGTGACCCTGAGGATGACGGCGGACGAGGGCACAGGAGGACGAGGCTTCCTGCTCTGGTACAGCGGGCGGGCCACCTCAGGCACTG agcacCAATTTTGCGGGGGGCGGCTGGAGAAGGCCCAGGGAACCCTGACCACGCCCAACTGGCCCGAGTCCGATTACCCCCCGGGCATCAGCTGTTCCTGGCACATCGTCGCGCCCCCGGACCAG GTGATCGCACTGACCTTCGGGAAGTTTGACCTGGAACCCGACACCTACTGCCGCTACGACTCGGTCAGCGTGTTCAACGGACCCGAGAGCGACGATGCAAAGAGGCTGGGGAAGTTCTGCGGTGATACGGCCCCGGG CCCCATCTCCTCCGAAGGGAACGAGCTCCTCGTCCAATTCGTCTCGGATCTCAGTGTCACCGCCGATGGCTTCTCAGCCTCCTACAAGATCCTGCCGCGGGGTGCTGCCGAAGAGGGGCCAGCCCGGAGCCCGGGTGAAGACGCCCGACCTGGTCCCAAAGTCAAGCCGCCCACCAAGCCCCAAGTCCCACCTGCAGAGAAACCAGAGGCCTCACCTGAGGCCGAGGCAACTCCAGTGGGCCCAG ATGCACCCAGTGTCCCCTGCCCAAAGCAGTGCCGGAGGACAGGCACCTTGCAGAGCAACTTCTGTTCCAGCAACCTGG TGGTAACTGCAACAGTAAAGTCCATGGTTCGGGGCCCAGGCGAGGGCCTCACTGTCACTGTCAGTCTCATTGGTGCTTACAAAACTGGAGGACTGGACCTGCCTTCTCCACCCACTGACACCTCCCTGAAGTTTTATGTGCCCTGCAAGCAGTGCCCCCCCATGAAGAAAG GATCCAGTTATCTGCTGATGGGCCAGGTAGAAGAGAACAGAGGTCCCATCCTTCCTCCAGAGAGCTTTGTGGTTCTCTACCGGCCCAACCAAGACCAGATCCTTACCAACCTAAGCAAGAGGAAGTGCTCCTCTCAACCTGTGGGGGCTGCTGAGTCCGAGGCCTGA
- the MOSPD3 gene encoding motile sperm domain-containing protein 3 isoform X2 codes for MRRGAPQDQELVGPGAPGRGSRGAPPPSGPVVPVLVFPPDLVFRADQRSGPRQLLTLYNPTGTALRFRVLCTAPAKYTVFDAEGYVKPQSCIDIVIRHVAPIPSHYDVQDRFRIELSEEGAAGRVVGRKDITSVLRAPASPLELQGQPDPTPHPGPPAWSAPPTARHSQENPRPQLATSSFLLFLLTGIVSVAFLLLPLQDELGSQLPQVLHVSLGQKLVAAYVLGLLTMVFLRT; via the exons ATGCGCCGTGGGGCGCCCCAGGACCAGGAGCTGGTGGGGCCGGGGGCCCCTGGACGGGGGTCCCGGGGTGCCCCTCCTCCCTCCGGACCCGTTGTCCCCGTCCTCGTCTTTCCCCCGGATCTAGTATTCAGGGCGGACCAGCGGAGTGGACCCCGACAGCTGCTGACCCTCTATAACCCTACAGGAACTGCGCTTCGCTTCCGAG tcctgtgcacagcaccTGCCAAATACACGGTGTTTGACGCAGAAGGATATGTGAAGCCTCAGTCCTGCATTGACAT TGTGATTCGCCACGTGGCCCCCATTCCCAGCCACTATGATGTCCAGGACCGCTTCCGCATTGAGCTGTCTGAGGAGGGAGCTGCAGGCCGTGTGGTGGGACGCAAAGACATCACCTCGGTTCTGAGAGCCCCAGCATCCCCCCTTGAGCTTCAGGGACAGCCTGACCCAACGCCCCACCCAGGACCTCCTGCCTGGTCAGCACCACCTACGGCCAGACACTCCCAGGAGA ACCCCCGCCCACAACTGGCCACCagctcctttctcctcttcttgctGACGGGTATAGTCTCTGTGGCCTTCCTGCTGCTCCCACTGCAGGACGAACTCGGCAGCCAGCTGCCTCAAGTCCTACACGTCTCCCTGGGACAAAAGTTGGTGGCAGCCTATGTCTTGG GCCTCCTCACCATGGTGTTCCTCCGGACCTGa
- the PCOLCE gene encoding procollagen C-endopeptidase enhancer 1 isoform X1: MLPAATACLLGPLLTAWALLPFAHGQTPNYTRPVFLCGGVVTGESGYVASEGFPNLYPPNKECIWTITVPEGQTVSLSFRVFDLELHPACRYDALEVFAGSGTSGQRLGRFCGTFRPAPLVAPGNQVTLRMTADEGTGGRGFLLWYSGRATSGTGPPPGARRKWVTDPRVEWAAWGYWDEHQFCGGRLEKAQGTLTTPNWPESDYPPGISCSWHIVAPPDQVIALTFGKFDLEPDTYCRYDSVSVFNGPESDDAKRLGKFCGDTAPGPISSEGNELLVQFVSDLSVTADGFSASYKILPRGAAEEGPARSPGEDARPGPKVKPPTKPQVPPAEKPEASPEAEATPVGPDAPSVPCPKQCRRTGTLQSNFCSSNLVVTATVKSMVRGPGEGLTVTVSLIGAYKTGGLDLPSPPTDTSLKFYVPCKQCPPMKKGSSYLLMGQVEENRGPILPPESFVVLYRPNQDQILTNLSKRKCSSQPVGAAESEA; the protein is encoded by the exons ATGCTGCCTGCTGCCACAGCCTGCCTCCTGGGGCCCCTCCTCACTGCATGGGCCCTGCTGCCTTTTGCCCATGGCCAGACCCCCAACTACACCAG ACCTGTGTTCCTGTGCGGAGGGGTTGTGACTGGGGAGTCAGGTTACGTGGCCAGTGAAGGCTTCCCCAACCTCTACCCCCCCAACAAGGAGTGCATCTGGACAATAACG GTCCCTGAGGGCCAGACTGTGTCCCTCTCCTTCCGAGTCTTCGACCTGGAGCTGCACCCCGCCTGCCGTTACGATGCTCTGGAAGTCTTTGCTGGGTCTGGAACTTCGGGCCAGCGGCTTGGACGCTTCTGCGGGACCTTCCGGCCGGCACCTCTAGTCGCCCCCGGCAACCAGGTGACCCTGAGGATGACGGCGGACGAGGGCACAGGAGGACGAGGCTTCCTGCTCTGGTACAGCGGGCGGGCCACCTCAGGCACTG GCCCCCCCCCAGGCGCAAGGCGGAAATGGGTCACCGACCCGCGGGTGGAATGGGCGGCCTGGGGTTACTGGGACG agcacCAATTTTGCGGGGGGCGGCTGGAGAAGGCCCAGGGAACCCTGACCACGCCCAACTGGCCCGAGTCCGATTACCCCCCGGGCATCAGCTGTTCCTGGCACATCGTCGCGCCCCCGGACCAG GTGATCGCACTGACCTTCGGGAAGTTTGACCTGGAACCCGACACCTACTGCCGCTACGACTCGGTCAGCGTGTTCAACGGACCCGAGAGCGACGATGCAAAGAGGCTGGGGAAGTTCTGCGGTGATACGGCCCCGGG CCCCATCTCCTCCGAAGGGAACGAGCTCCTCGTCCAATTCGTCTCGGATCTCAGTGTCACCGCCGATGGCTTCTCAGCCTCCTACAAGATCCTGCCGCGGGGTGCTGCCGAAGAGGGGCCAGCCCGGAGCCCGGGTGAAGACGCCCGACCTGGTCCCAAAGTCAAGCCGCCCACCAAGCCCCAAGTCCCACCTGCAGAGAAACCAGAGGCCTCACCTGAGGCCGAGGCAACTCCAGTGGGCCCAG ATGCACCCAGTGTCCCCTGCCCAAAGCAGTGCCGGAGGACAGGCACCTTGCAGAGCAACTTCTGTTCCAGCAACCTGG TGGTAACTGCAACAGTAAAGTCCATGGTTCGGGGCCCAGGCGAGGGCCTCACTGTCACTGTCAGTCTCATTGGTGCTTACAAAACTGGAGGACTGGACCTGCCTTCTCCACCCACTGACACCTCCCTGAAGTTTTATGTGCCCTGCAAGCAGTGCCCCCCCATGAAGAAAG GATCCAGTTATCTGCTGATGGGCCAGGTAGAAGAGAACAGAGGTCCCATCCTTCCTCCAGAGAGCTTTGTGGTTCTCTACCGGCCCAACCAAGACCAGATCCTTACCAACCTAAGCAAGAGGAAGTGCTCCTCTCAACCTGTGGGGGCTGCTGAGTCCGAGGCCTGA